From Pongo pygmaeus isolate AG05252 chromosome 1, NHGRI_mPonPyg2-v2.0_pri, whole genome shotgun sequence, one genomic window encodes:
- the LOC129033704 gene encoding small ribosomal subunit protein uS19-like, which produces MAEAEQKKKRTFPKFTYRGVDLDQLLDMSYEELMQLYSARQRSRLNRGLRRKQHCLLKRLRKAKKEAPPMEKPEVVKTHLRDMIIQPEMVGSMVGVYNGNTFNQVEIKPEMIGHYLGEFSIIYKPVKQCRPGIRATHSSRFIPLK; this is translated from the coding sequence ATGGCAGAAGCAGAGCAGAAGAAGAAGCGGACCTTCCCCAAGTTCACCTACCGCGGCGTGGACCTGGACCAGCTGCTAGACATGTCCTACGAGGAGCTGATGCAGCTGTACAGTGCGCGCCAGCGGAGCCGGCTGAATCGGGGCCTGCGGCGGAAGCAGCACTGCCTGCTGAAGCGCCTGCGCAAGGCCAAGAAGGAGGCACCGCCCATGGAGAAGCCGGAAGTGGTGAAGACGCACCTGCGGGACATGATCATCCAGCCCGAGATGGTAGGCAGCATGGTGGGCGTCTACAACGGCAATACCTTCAACCAGGTGGAGATCAAGCCCGAGATGATTGGCCACTACCTGGGCGAGTTCTCCATCATCTACAAGCCCGTAAAGCAATGCCGGCCCGGCATCAGGGCCACCCACTCCTCCCGCTTCATCCCTCTCAAGTAG